The Sinorhizobium sp. B11 genomic interval GAGGATAACAGGGACGGTCATTCAGACAATCATTCGGACAATATGGGGGCCGAGGGAACGACCGATAATGACGATATCAACAGGCTGCGGGCTCGCCGGCGCCGCAACATGATGGCGACGCTGATGCTCTCCCAGGGCGTCCCGATGATCCTTGCCGGCGATGAGGTCGGCAACAGCCAGGGCGGCAATAACAACGCCTACTGTCAGGACAACGAGATAGGTTGGACGAAATGGGACGGCCTCGATGACGCGTTCCTCGATTTCTGCCGGGAGGCCGTCGCGTTCCGCAGGGCTCATCCGGTCCTGAGACAGGAGCGCTTTCTGACCGGCGACAGCACCGATGATGGTCGTATTGAAATCGCCTGGTACAAGCCGGATGCCAGTTTCATGGATGACGGCGCCTGGAACGATGACGGGCTGCAGGTGCTTGGCGTCTATCTCTCAAAGAGTGCACATTCTCCGGACACGGAAGAAATGGACGATCTGTATCTGGTGTTCAACGCTGGCGGCGATTGCGAGGTGCACTTGCCCGAGGTCAACGGCTTGAACCAGTGGGCGCGGGTTCTCGACACCGGCGCCGAGAAAGATGCATTCAAGCTGCATGAGCCGGAGGCTCCGATCGTGGTTTATGCCCAAAGCATTGCGATCTTTGCACCCAAGGGGCAGACCCAGCCGCCCAAGGATGCAAGCAAGGCCGAGCGACACAGGTGGTTTCACTTCGGTCGCCGGAGCAAGTAACAGGTCGATAAGCAGCAATGAATGCAGAAGTCATCACTGAGCTAGGCCTGGTCTATGTCAGCGACACCGAACCGGGCATCCGCAGGCGAAGAAAAGGCAAGGGTTTCAGCTACCAGCTGCCGGACGGCACGACACTTGCCGATGAACTCCAGCGTGCGCGCATACAGGCCCTGGGCCTGCCACCGGCCTATGACAATGTCTGGATCTGCATTTACGAGAACGGCCACCTGCAGGCAACGGGCTATGACGCGCGTGGGCGCAAGCAGTACCGCTATCACAAGGACTGGCAGTCTTTCCGAAGTGCCGGCAAGTTCCATCAGCTTGTCGAGTTCGGCAGGGCGCTGCCCAGAATCCGGCGAACGGTCCTGCGCCATCTCGACACCGGTGCCAACGATATCGACGGCGTACTCGCGGCACTGACGACCCTGCTTGATGAAGCCCATCTGCGCGTCGGCAATCAGGCCTATGTCAAGGAAAACGGCACCTACGGCGCGACGACGCTTCTCAAGCGCCATCTGAAGATTGTCGATGGCCAAATCGAGCTGAAGTTCCGGGCCAAAGGCGGCAAGCGCGTACAACGCAGCCTCAAACATCCGCGCCTGCAGAAAATCCTGGAGGAGATTGCGGACTTGCCGGGGCGGCAGCTCTTTGTCTGGAAGGACGAGACCGGAGCGCTGAAGCCGATCGATTCCGGTCGGCTGAATGCCTATCTCGCGGAGATTTCAGGCATCACCATTTCGGCCAAGACCTTCCGCACCTGGGCGGGCTCACTTGCAGCTTTCGGCGCGGCGCGCAGCGCCATGTCCGAGGGGCGGCGACCGAGCGTGAAAGAAATGTCGGAGGCTGCGGCGGAGGCGCTGCACAATACGCCGGCAATCTCGCGCTCCAGCTATATCCATCCGTCGATCATTGCCCTGTCAGGTTCCAGCGAGACCTTGGAAGAGGGCGATGCCGAGCCCCTGCGGGGACTGCGGGCAGATGAAAATCGTATGCTGGACTTTCTGACGCGCCACCCGCTTCCCGAATGACAAAAAGAACCCGCGGCCAGGCCGCGGGCTTCGAGTTCAACAGGAGTATAAGTCAGGCGGCGCGCTTCTCGTGGCGGCCTTCCTCGACCTCTTCGACGATCTTGTTGACGAATGCTTCGAGATCGTCGGGTGAGCGGGAGGTGATGATGCCCTCGTCGGTTACGACCTTCTCGTCTTTCCAGCTCGCTCCGGCATTTTTCACATCGGTCTTGATCGACCAATAGGAGGTAGCCTGGCGGCCATGCAGGGCGTCGACTTCAACCAGCAGCCACGGCGCATGACAGATGGCGGCAACGACCTTGCCGGATTCGACGAATTCGCGGACAACTCTCACGGCATTGTCGTCGATACGCAGCTTGTCGGGATTGATTTGGCCACCCGGCAAGACCAGCGCATCGAAATCCTCGATGTTTACGTCCTTGGCCTGCAAGTCGACCGGCACGGTGTCGCCCCAATCCGTCTTGTCCCAGCTCTTGATCTGACCCTCCTTAATGGACGCGATCTTTACGGAGGCACCACGCCTCGTCAGTTAGTCCAAGGGCACGCGGAGTTCGGAGCGTTCGTAACCGTCGGTGGCGAGGATGAGGATTTTTGCGGATTTGATGGAAGGCATTACTTCTTCTTTCCTTCGTGTCGAAACTCGGGATCAAAGGCGAAACCGACGGCGGCACTAATCGTTCCCGAAAAATCCAAGGAAGCCGATCAGGAAACGCCAATGTCGAGTTCCGGATAATGGCGGAAAATTCCTTCCGTGTTGAAGGCAAGGCGGCGATCGGATCTGAGGTAGTGAGTTATGTTGGGGCGGCGTTCGACCCTGTCGCGAAGGGCCGCAAGGAGAGGATAACTGCCGCGATAATTGCTCATCGCTTTCGGGAAGGCGTAGACGAGACCCTCGACGATTTGGAACAGCGAGAGATCGACATAAGTGAGCGCATTGCCGACGATATAGTCCGAGCCTTCCGGATTCTGGTTCAGCACCCTTTCGAAATAGCCGAGGAATTTCGGAATACGCTCCTTGATGAAGGCGGCAGACCGGGCCTTCGCTTCTTCCTTCTGATCTTCGTAATAGAGCGAGGTCGCGATCGGATGGTGTGTGTCGTGCACTTCGGCCACAAAATCGGTGATGGTGAGCTGCAGGCCGTTTACGACATAGCGTAGCCCTTCGTCGTCAGGCGCCAGCCCGAGTTTGGGGCCTAGATAGAGGAGGATGTTGGCGACATGCGAGATAATGAGATCGCCGTCTTTCAGGAAGGGCGGGGCAAAGGGGGGCAGCGCCTCGCCATCGCTCTGCATGACGGCAAGCATGGCGCCAGTGCCGCGCCCGCGACCCGACTGGCGGCTGATGTCTATATACTCGGCACCCGCTTCCTCGAGGGCCAGCCGCACAAATTCGCCACGGCCTTGAATGCCGTCCCAGTAATAGAGTTCGTAAGCCATCTGCCCTCGTAGTTTCTCAGTGTCCGGATTCGCGTCCGAAATCCTTGCGCAATTCACCCTTCGCCTTTTCAAGTGTGCCTTTCTGCTTCTTCGTCAACTGGTCACCGGCGCGGTTGATGTAGAAGGTCAGCATCGACATGGCCGAGCGGAAGGGGCTCGATTTGCGCCGCTGGCTGCTTTCAGCCGACTGTTTCAGTGATTCTGCTATCTTTTTCGGATTGCTCGATTTGAAAACGCCTTCTTTGAGGTCCATCGCATCACTGTTTTCGGTCACGTCCTGCGACCATTTCTTGGTCTTCTTCGCCATCGTAAAAATCCTTCGGAGAAACGCCAAGCCTGCGCACCCGCCGCTTTGTTTCTGATCGCTGGCCTCTCAGTGGTGGGCGTGCTGGTCGTTGCGCTTGCGCGTGGCGGCCGCCTTTTTGGCTGATGCTGAGCGCTCTTCTTTCGAACGGGACGCAGAAGCGTGGCCGCCGATGCGCCCGCCCTTCTCGGAGGATTCGTGCGTATCCTTCTTGCCTCGGCCCGAACCGGATTTGTTGCCGCCACCGCTTTCCTTGTTGACGGTTGCCCAGGCTCGGCGCTCGGCTTCCCCGTGAGAAACGCCGCGGTCCTCGTAGCCTTCCTCGATATGCTCGGCCTTCCTCTTCTGCTTATCCGTGTAGGCGGATTTGTCACCTTTCGGCATGGCTGCCTCCTCTGACGTGTGTGAATGAAACTGAACTGCTGGCTTTCCCAAAAGTTCCGGGATTTCGCGCTCCGCTGCGAGGAGAGCGAAATCAGGAAACATGCCGCATGAACCGGAAGGACTTGTTCGTAAGGTATCCGGAACTCAGTGGTTCCCAAGCGGTGCGGCTCTAGGCGATGGGGCGCTGCCGGGCTGCGGTCTTCACTGCGCGGTCGAGCGCTGAAGTGGTAAAGGGCTTTGGCAGCAGCACGGAACCGGAAAAGCGGTTCGCATCCGGCAGATTGCTGTTGCCGGTCGCAAAGACGAGGCCGACCGAAGGGAACGCTTCGCGCGCCAGCGCTGCGAAGGCTGGGCCGGACATGCCCGGAAGGCCGACATCGGCAACAATGATATCTATATTCGTATCGATGCCGCGCAGGAGTTCGATGCCCTGTTCGCCGCTGTCGGCTTCGATTACATCATAACCGAGATCCTGCAGTATTTCGGCAGTGTCCATGCGGATGAAAGTATCATCCTCCACCAGCAGAAGCTTCAGCCTGGCCTGGACGATGCCGCGGGGCTGTCCGCCGCCCGGCAAGGGCACCGGGTTGGTCTGGCGCCGTTGCGCCTGATTGGCGAGAACGTGGCGAACTTTCCGCGCCAAGGCTTCCCGTGTGTAGGGCTTTGAAAGGAGTTCAAGGCCGGGATCGAGGCGGCCGCCGTGGACGATCGAGTTTTCGCTATAGCCCGACGTATAAAGCACTGCGACATTGGGCAGGCGCTCGCGGGCCATGCGCGCGAGCTCCGGGCTTTTCAACGAACCAGGCATGACGACATCGGTAAAGAGCAGGTCGATATGCGCTCCGCTCTCGATCACGGTCAGCGCGCTCTGTGCGTCCTTGGCTTTCAGCACGTAATATCCGAGATCGGTCAGCATCTCGACCACAGTTGCGCGCACACCCTCATCGTCTTCGGCGACCAGAACCGTCTCGGTGCCGCCGGTCGCCGGAGCATTGTCGCCGTTGGCGATCCGGTCCTCGCTTTGGAATGAGCGGGGAAGATAGAGCTTCACCGTCGTGCCTTCGCCGACTTCGCTATAGATCTTCACATGGCCACCGGACTGCTTGGCAAAACCGTAGACCATGGAGAGGCCGAGACCGGTGCCCTTGCCCTCCGGCTTGGTGGAGAAGAACGGTTCGAAAGCCTGCTCGATGATCTCGGGTGGCATGCCTGAGCCTGTATCGGTGACGGCGAGTACCACATATTGGCCAGGCGCGACTTCCGGATGGGTACGGCTGTAGGAATCGTCCAGAAAGGCGTTTCCAACCTCGACCGTGAGCTTGCCCGCGCTGTTCATTGCATCGCGTGAATTGATCGCAAGGTTCAGCAGCGCGTTTTCAATCTGTATCGGATCGGCAAGACTGTTCCAGAGGCCACCGGAAACCATGGTCTCCACCTCGATTTCCTCGCCGAGCGCGCGGCGCAGCATGTCATCCATCGCAGAGACGAGGCGACCGATATTGACGACCTTTGGCTCCAAAGGCTGGCGGCGGCCGAAGGCGAGAAGCTGGCTGGCCAGCCGCGATCCGCGCTCGACGGCGGACAGCGCGTTGGAGATACGCTCTTTGGCTCGGCCGTTGGTCGTCACATCCTTGCCGAGAAGCTGGAGATTGCCCGAAATAACCTGCAGCAGGTTGTTGAAGTCGTGCGCGACGCCGCCAGTGAGCTTGCCGATCGATTCCATCTTCTGCGCCTGCTGCAAAGCCGCCTCGGCCTGCTGGCGTTCGAGAATTTCGGTAGCAACACGAACCTCAAGCGTTTCGTTCAGCTTGCGGAGTTGGTCCTCGGCCTCACGGCGTTGGGCAATTTCGACCCCGGCCGCGCGGATGAGCCGGGCATTGTCGATTGCGACGGCGGACTGGCCGGCCAGGCTGATGAGGCTTGCCTCGGCAGCATCCGAAAAACGACCGGGCTGGCTATGACCGAAGAAAAGGCCGCCAATGACGCTGCCATCGCGGGACTTTACGGGTACGGCGAGATAGCTGCGCACAGGAAGGTGGCCGCTCGGCATGCCGGAATAGGGCGCATTCTGCCCGTAGCGTGGATCAAGCAGGATATCGTCGGATCGAACGACGCCTTCGCCGCCGAAAGTCGGTGCGAAGACTTTGGTGTTGCGCGGCATCGGAAACTTGTCGAAATGTTTGCGATCGACACCCGACAGCGCGTAAAGCATATAACTGCCGCCTTCGCCGTCATCGACATTGTAGAAAAAGGCGCCGAACTCAGCAGCCGTCAACGCCACTCCTGCATCGACGGCGATCTGCGTCAGGCGGTCGACATTGAGCTCGGCCGTGATTGCCGAGCCGGCGCGATTGACGACGGCGAGTGTTGCGGATTTTTCCTGCGCTTCATCCAACGCAAGGCGCTCCCGGCGCTTTGCGAGTACCTGATCCGTCACTTCCATGGTCGCGCAGAGAATGCCGGCTACCTTGCCGTCGTCGTCCCGCAGCGGCGTGTATGAAAAAGTGAACCAGGTATCTTCCGTCTGCCCCTCGCGCCGCATGGGAACGTGCAGTTCCTTGTAGAGCTGCGACTGGCCGTTTAGCGTGGCCTTCACAATCGGTTCGAATTGCGGCCAGATATCCGACCAAACTTGCTGAAACGGCCTTCCGAGGGCGGCAGGATGCCGTTCGGGAAAAATCGCGACATAGGCGTCGTTATAAATAAAAGCGAGTTCGGGACCCCAGGCGACAAATTTCGGCTGGCGGGAATTTACAACCATTTCCGCAATATGTCGGAGGGAACTTGGCCATGCTTCAACTGATCCGACGCCGGCTGCATCCAAACCATTCCGGCGCAACAAATTTCCGATTTCGCTATCGCCTCCCGGCCAGCGGCTCCCCACCCGTGCCATCAAAAATCGCTTTCATTCCTCATCCGCCGGTCCATGGCAAAATAGAGGCGTCGATCACGAGGGAAAGAGCAAGCTGAAAATATCGTTAATCGGATAGGTGCCGAATACTTTCAATGAGATCGTTTATATTTGTTATTCTTGATCCAGCTTTCGAGAGGTAATGAAAGCGCGGCTTAGCGCAAAGGAACGAAGCTCACTCGGTTTGCGCGGATCGCGAAAAAAAACGCCGACAATATTGTCGACGAAAAGGATAAGTCCCAGCGCGAAACCGATGTAAAGCACCGCAGCGATGAGAAGAAGCGACATCTCCATCCCTCACACCGAAGCTGGAAAACCGCAGCCGGAAACCGCGGGAATAGGGATGATGAGGAGATGGGCTAAACGGCGGGTCATGACGACTTCCCTGTTTGCCCATAAACAGCCGGGAAATACTCTTGTTCCCCGTTTCGAGGGGCGGACGCAGCTTTTTTAAAGAGCTGTCCAGACGGACGTTTCATTCGGCTTGTGGTCACCCCCGCACAGAAGCTGGCGCTTCATGACCTTATTAGCGCGCAACTAATTCAAACTTATGACAAAAAAAGCCAAGGGGCGCCGTGAAGGCGCCCTTTTTCATCAACATCTGAAGATTTCTCTTCAGGAAGCCGACTTGCGTACGGCCGTCCGCTTTGAGGCCGGCTTGATGATGCCGTTCGTCTTCGTGCTTGCCGCCGCCCGTTTGGCAGGTTTCTTGGCTTCGCCATCATTCGTGATCTCGGCTGCTGCCGGTGCCTGCGTCTTGGCTGCCGCGGCCCGCTTCGCCCGAGGTTTCACTTCCTTGCCGTTTGGAGATTTTGATACCCCCTTGAGCGCATCATGCTCAGCCCTTGCTTTTTCCCAATGGATGGAATCCCTTCCCGTCGGGTGTCCCTCTTCTTCCCAGAGGGCATATGCACGTTTTTGTATCCACTCATCCCGAGTTTCTGCCATCGCTGATCTCCAGTCACAACATGCCGTCGTCCGAACGCGATACTATTGAAAAGGTTCCAGACTATCGGGCCGGTTTCAAGTGGATTTGCCAAGTAAATCGGGAATATTTTTGCGTTGCAATATTTATAGGCAATAACTCGTTCTAGTTGCCTTGATATTGAACAGCGTGGCGCAGATCCGCGATGAAATTCGCGCGCTGGCGCGCGATATCCTCATCATCGCGGATCCTCAGGAGGAAGGAAGGGTGGATAGTGACGAGAACCGGCGGATGGTTCTCCGGCGTGAGGATGTGACCGCGCTCGGGCGTCAGCTTCACCTTCGGGCCGAGAAGAGAGTAAAGCGCCGTCGCACCAAGTGCGACGACGAGATGCGGCCTCACAAGATTGATTTCGGCGCCAAGCCACCAGGAGCAGCGCTGGATCTCCCCCGCATTGGGTTTCGAATGCAGGCGGCGCTTGCCGCGAGGCTCGAACTTGAAGTGCTTGACCGCATTGGTGACGTAGCATCGCGAGCGCTCGAGCCCGGCCTCCTCGAGGCAGATGTCGAGCAGGCGTCCGGCAGGGCCGACGAAAGGGCGGCCTGCAATATCCTCCTTGTCGCCAGGTTGTTCGCCGACGAGCATGATGTCGGCCTTCTGCGATCCCTCGCCGAAGACGAGCTGGGTTGCGTTCTTGTAGAGTTCGCAGCGTGTGCAGCCTTGCGCTTGATGTTCAAGTTGGTCGAGGCTGGCGGCGTCGGCGCTTTCAAGCGTGAAGGCAGGGCCAAATTTCGATGCGATGTTCATGGCGGCAATCTCTTGGCTTCCACTCTTAACCGGTCACGCAACCGATTGTTCCTGCCTGTTCGGAACAACCCGGGGCCTCAGGAATTTGGTGCTGACTGGAACCATACGGGGTGAGGGATGAGCCAGATCTCAAAGAACGGAACGAACATGGAAAGCACCGGGTGCTGGGGCGCAGAGTTGCTGGCGGACGGGAGCGCACATTTTCGTCTCTGGGCGCCGAGCGAGAATGCGATTTCGCTGCGCCATCGTGGCCGGGATATTCCGATGCATGATGCTGGAGACGGCTGGCTCGAGGCGACTGTGACGAAAGCCGTCGCCGGTGACGAGTACATGTTCGTCCTCTCGGATGGAAAAGCCGTCCCGGATCCAGCGTCGCGGGCGCAGGCTGGCAAGGTGGACGGCCCGTCGCTGATCGTCGATCCCCGCTACCAATGGCAAAATTCGCGCTGGCGCGGGCGCCCCTGGGAGGAGGCCGTGATCAGCGAAATCCATATCGGCGCCTTTACACCCGAGGGTACGTTCCGGGCGGCAGCGGAGAAACTGAAGCATCTTGCGCAAACCGGCATCACTGCGGTCGAAGTGATGCCGGTGGCGCAATTTGCCGGTAATCACGGCTGGGGTTACGACGGCGTGCTGCAGTACGCGCCGCATTCCGCTTATGGGACGCCTGGCGATTTCAAGGCTTTCATCGACGCGGCACATGGGCTCGGCCTCATGGTGCTGCTCGACGTCGTCTACAATCATTTTGGACCCGAGGGTAATTACCTGCAGACATATGCGCCCGGCTTCTTCCATAAGGATCGGCAAACGCCCTGGGGTGCGGCGATCGATTTCGGTCAGGAACCGGTGCGGCGCTTTTTCATCGAGAACGCACTCTACTGGATCGGTGAATTCCGGCTGGACGGGCTCAGGCTCGATGCCGTCGAGCAAATCCACGATACCTCCGGAAAGCATGTGCTCTTAGCGATTGCGGAAGAAGTGAAAGCTGCTTTCGCCGACAGGCAGGTTCATCTGGTCGTCGAAGACCAACGCAATCTCGTGGAACTGCTTGTCCGCGACGAGACCGGCGCTCCCAAAGCCTACAAGGCCGAATGGAATGATGATTTTCATCATGTGGCCCACATCATCGCGACCGACGAAACCATCGGTCACTACAAGCCTTTCGCCGATCAGCTCTGGCAAAAGCTTCGCCTCGCGCTCCAGCACGGCTTCATTTATCCCGATCGAACCGATCGGCCGGAGCTACCCGTTGGCGAACGCCGCTACCTGCCGCCGACGGCCTTTGTCGATTTCCTGCAGAACCACGACCAGATCGGAAACCGTGCGTTCGGCGAACGGCTGGTGAGCCTTTCCGATCCCGAGATGCTGGACGCGTTGACCGCGATCCTCCTGCTTTCACCTCATATTCCCTTTCTCTTCATGGGGGAGGAGTACGGGGAGAGGCGGCCCTTCTATTTCTTCACCGACTACACGGGCGAACTCGCCAAGATAGTCCGCGAGGGTCGCATGGCGGAAGCCGAGGGTTTCGGCGGATTGAAGGCCGGCAGAAGCGTGGCCGATCTGCCTGATCCAAATGCGCCTTCGACCTTCGAAAATTCAAAACTCGACTGGCAACGGCGGGAGAACGAAGAGGGTCGGAAAAGCCTGGCTTTCGTCGCCGAACTCCTGAAGTTGCGCAAGACCTATATCGTGCCGCTGCTGCGGCAAAACTGGGCCATCGAGAGCGGTGTGCTCGAAGCGCCCGAAGGGGCGGTCGCCGTCTGGTGGAAGTTTGCCAACCTGACGCTGGCGCTCCGCGCCAATTTGTCAGGGCAGGCACTGGTCCTGCCGTCAATCGCGGGAACTGTGATCTACGAGCACTACGGCCGGGAAGCAAAGCCTGCCGAGAACGGCGCGCTGCCGCCCCATTCGGTTGTCTTTGCCATAGATATTGAGCCGGCAAATTAAGCATCTGAAAAATTCGCGTCGTAAGCGAGCTTCGGACTGATTGAACGCAGGCCATTCGCGGCTATATGCTGTGGCGATGTTTCAGCTGCTGTCGACCTATTGGCCGCATATCCTCTTCGTCATCTCGATTGCCATGGGGGCAGCGGCGGCGATCCATGCCACCATGACCAAGGAAGAGGTCCGGGCTGCAACCGGCTGGGTGGGCGTCATCATCCTCTCGCCGATCGTTGGCGCGCTGCTTTACATGATTGCCGGCATCAACCGTATCCGCCGCAAGTCGCTGAGCCTTCGGCGTGATGCGCTGCTGCCTGCCGCCGATCTGGACGAGCTCGAGAAATTCGACGCGGAGACTGAAGCCGTCATCAGCCAGTTCGGCCGGCGTTTTGCTGCCCTGCAGACGCTCGGCGATCGCGTTACGCGCTACCCGCTGACGACAGGCAATACGATCGACATGCTGGAAAACGGCGACGAAGCCTATGCAGCAATGAAGACGGTAATCGATGACGCGCAGAGCAGCATCCTGCTCGAAACCTATATCTTCGACCGCGACAGGATCGGGCTGCGCATCGCCGACGCGCTGATTGCAGCCGTCAGGCGCGGCGTGGAAGTGCGTGTACTGATCGACGCCGTCGGGGCACGCTATTCGGTGCCGAGCATTCTCGGGTACCTGAAGGAAGGGGGCGTCACCGTCGATGTCTTCAACGGCAATGTCATCATGGGGCTCAGGCTGCCCTATGCCAACCTGCGCACTCACCGCAAGATCCTGATCGCGGATGGAAAGACCGCGTTGACCGGCGGCATGAATATCCGCGAAGGCTTCAGCGAGGAGGCGGTCGGCGGGAGTTTTGCCCACGACACGCATTTCAGCGTCAGCGGCCCGGCGGTTGCCGATCTCTTCGACGTCGCGGCTGAGGATTGGCGTTTCACGACAGGCGAAGTCCTGAACGCGGAGGCTTGGCGCATCGATCGGCCAGAACGCAAGCGCGGCGATCCGGTCTTCATGCGTGTCGTCGCTTCCGGGCCGGACCGGAGCGTGGAGACGAACCACAAGATGCTGATGGGCGCCTTTTCCGTAGCGCGCCAGTCGATCCGGATCATGTCGCCTTACTTTTTGCCGGATCGGGAGCTGATCAGTGCGCTGGCAACAGCAGCCCGGCGTGGCGTGGAGGTCGATATCGTCGTGCCCGCCGCCAACAATCTCGTTCTGGTCGACCGGGCGATGACCGCGCAGTTCGACCAGATGGTCAGGAATTATTGCCGCATCTGGCGTTCGACCGGCAGCTTCAGCCATTCTAAGCTGCTCTCCATCGATGGAACCTGGGCCTATGTCGGCTCCTCCAATCTCGATCCGCGCTCACTGCGGTTGAATTTCGAGGTGGATCTTGAAGTACTGAATGCGGGCTTTGCCGGCGAAATCGATGAGCGCATAGACGATGCCATCAAGTCCGCCACGCCCGTGACGCTTGAGGGGCTGTGGTCGCGGCCCTTCCTGGTGCGGCTTCTCGAAAAGGTGCTTTGGCTGGGTTCGCCGTATCTTTGAACGAGTTTTCGTGATTGCGGCATGGCAAGTTTTATTGCGCTGCCTATAATCTGGGAAAAAAGCTTTTCGAGCAATGGAGCCGGCGTTCCTTCCGATGCAAGCCAAAAAGAAAGACAGTCTCCCCGCCAGTATCATCGCTTCCATCAAGAACAGGAAGAAACGCGTCGAGACCTGGCGTGCCGGGCTGAAGCCGCGCAGTGACGGAACGCTGATCGCCTCCTACAATGTCCATAAATGCGTCGGCACCGATCGACGCTTCGATCCGGAACGCACGAGCCGTGTCATCCATGAGATCGATGCCGATGTGATCGCCTTGCAGGAAGCCGATACGCGCTTCGGCGAGCGTACCGGCATTCTCGATCTCGCCCGGCTGGAGCGCGATACCGGGCTTGTTCCTGTTCCAATTTCAGGGGCTGTGAAAGCACATGGCTGGCACGGCAATGTGGTGCTCGTGCGAAAGGGCCTGGTGCATGACGTGCATCAGGTGAAGCTGCCGGGCCTGGAGCCCCGTGGCGCACTGGTTGCGGAAATAGAGCTCGAATCTGGCGGCAAACTGCGCATCATTGCCGCCCATTTCGGGCTGCTGCGCCATTCGCGGGCACAACAGGCAAAGACGCTGGTCGATCTCATCAGCGACCGTCATGAAATGCCGACAAT includes:
- a CDS encoding phosphatidylserine/phosphatidylglycerophosphate/cardiolipin synthase family protein gives rise to the protein MFQLLSTYWPHILFVISIAMGAAAAIHATMTKEEVRAATGWVGVIILSPIVGALLYMIAGINRIRRKSLSLRRDALLPAADLDELEKFDAETEAVISQFGRRFAALQTLGDRVTRYPLTTGNTIDMLENGDEAYAAMKTVIDDAQSSILLETYIFDRDRIGLRIADALIAAVRRGVEVRVLIDAVGARYSVPSILGYLKEGGVTVDVFNGNVIMGLRLPYANLRTHRKILIADGKTALTGGMNIREGFSEEAVGGSFAHDTHFSVSGPAVADLFDVAAEDWRFTTGEVLNAEAWRIDRPERKRGDPVFMRVVASGPDRSVETNHKMLMGAFSVARQSIRIMSPYFLPDRELISALATAARRGVEVDIVVPAANNLVLVDRAMTAQFDQMVRNYCRIWRSTGSFSHSKLLSIDGTWAYVGSSNLDPRSLRLNFEVDLEVLNAGFAGEIDERIDDAIKSATPVTLEGLWSRPFLVRLLEKVLWLGSPYL
- a CDS encoding endonuclease/exonuclease/phosphatase family protein gives rise to the protein MQAKKKDSLPASIIASIKNRKKRVETWRAGLKPRSDGTLIASYNVHKCVGTDRRFDPERTSRVIHEIDADVIALQEADTRFGERTGILDLARLERDTGLVPVPISGAVKAHGWHGNVVLVRKGLVHDVHQVKLPGLEPRGALVAEIELESGGKLRIIAAHFGLLRHSRAQQAKTLVDLISDRHEMPTILLGDLNEWRLGDRSSLHTFQMAFGPLPPAVPSFPAGLPVLALDRIIANRKGIISAVEVHDTPLARMASDHLPIKAVVDLQQELART